One genomic segment of Pseudomonas chlororaphis subsp. aurantiaca includes these proteins:
- a CDS encoding sensor histidine kinase → MKWPELPGRHSLFWKLAFLLVAFCLLMIWLSWSWGRYMEQKNLFLSDEARGTLTGYAAEAEQAWNQGQSAGVDAWLQGMAGRERHWVGVIGRDLQSLSSYPLSEAESQHLTFLRGLDWPVSRHARGLPWLKIPFPNDPSAGSLVIELPQRFMPGRYRVFWRVLTNGVIPGLFTLLLCVGLYRLLVVPLNQLREQANAWRADQLSARLSSQTTSRQDELGELGRAFDQMSERLQGTVALQQQLLRDLSHELRTPLSRLRVACDGEQSLSALRERLAREVDGMQRLVDDTLQLAWLDTERAPLAEEDIQIQALWEMLTENACFESAWSSAQLHCALDASCWVRGNLNTLAQALENILRNAIRHSPAGGRVLLDGQRQGEHWLLWLEDEGPGVADADLQRIFNPFTRLDGSRPGNGGFGLGLSIARNAVQRQGGQLWAENAGRGLRLKMRLRAAVRVQTPSSEADSLPYIVKP, encoded by the coding sequence ATGAAATGGCCTGAGCTACCCGGCAGGCATTCGCTGTTCTGGAAGCTGGCCTTTCTGTTGGTCGCCTTCTGCCTGCTGATGATCTGGCTGAGCTGGTCCTGGGGCCGCTACATGGAGCAGAAGAATCTGTTCCTCTCCGACGAGGCCCGCGGCACGCTGACCGGCTACGCCGCCGAAGCCGAACAGGCCTGGAACCAGGGGCAGAGCGCCGGGGTCGATGCCTGGTTGCAGGGCATGGCGGGGCGCGAACGGCATTGGGTCGGGGTCATCGGCCGCGACCTGCAGTCGCTGAGCAGCTATCCGCTGAGCGAAGCCGAGAGCCAGCACCTGACATTCCTGCGCGGCCTGGATTGGCCGGTCAGCCGCCATGCCCGTGGTTTGCCCTGGCTGAAGATTCCGTTTCCCAACGACCCGTCCGCCGGCAGCCTGGTGATCGAGCTGCCTCAGCGCTTCATGCCCGGGCGCTACCGGGTGTTCTGGCGGGTACTGACCAATGGGGTGATTCCCGGCCTGTTCACCCTGTTGCTGTGTGTCGGGCTGTATCGACTGCTGGTGGTGCCGCTGAACCAGCTGCGCGAACAGGCCAACGCCTGGCGCGCCGATCAACTGAGTGCGCGGCTGTCGAGCCAGACCACCAGTCGCCAGGACGAGCTGGGCGAACTGGGCCGGGCGTTCGACCAGATGTCCGAGCGCCTGCAGGGCACGGTGGCCTTGCAGCAGCAATTGCTGCGCGATCTTTCCCATGAATTGCGCACGCCCTTGAGTCGACTGCGAGTGGCTTGCGACGGCGAGCAGAGCCTGTCGGCGCTGCGCGAGCGGTTGGCACGGGAAGTCGATGGCATGCAGCGGCTGGTGGACGACACCTTGCAGCTGGCCTGGCTCGACACCGAGCGGGCGCCGCTGGCCGAGGAAGACATCCAGATCCAGGCCCTGTGGGAAATGCTCACGGAAAACGCCTGCTTCGAAAGCGCCTGGTCCAGCGCGCAACTGCACTGCGCGCTGGACGCCTCGTGCTGGGTCCGGGGCAACCTCAATACCCTGGCCCAGGCTCTGGAGAACATCCTGCGCAATGCCATTCGCCATTCGCCCGCGGGCGGTCGTGTGCTGCTGGACGGCCAGCGCCAGGGCGAGCATTGGCTGCTGTGGCTGGAGGATGAGGGGCCTGGCGTGGCCGACGCCGATCTGCAGCGGATCTTCAATCCCTTTACCCGCCTCGACGGCTCGCGTCCGGGCAATGGCGGTTTTGGCCTGGGGCTGAGTATCGCGCGCAACGCCGTGCAGCGTCAGGGCGGCCAGTTGTGGGCGGAAAATGCCGGGCGTGGCCTGCGCCTGAAAATGCGTCTGCGGGCTGCCGTTAGGGTGCAAACGCCTTCGAGCGAGGCTGATTCGCTGCCTTATATCGTTAAGCCATAA
- a CDS encoding response regulator transcription factor, whose translation MNPVSVGHPRILSIEDDLVLGAYVHEQLGRCGFDVTWCQNGQEGLTMACQQPFDVVLMDILLPGMDGLTVLTHFRQSHSTPVLLMSALGAEADRISGFRLGADDYLPKPFSMAELRVRIEAILRRVALDRRPALAPLRQEAQGLRFDDELCDVHYGQQWAGLTRSEYRLLETLNRNGDEVLSKPFLYQHVLQRGYAPHDRSLDMHISQIRRKLKAVGYVARQVRTVWGKGYVLSAVDEMA comes from the coding sequence ATGAATCCCGTATCTGTCGGCCATCCCCGGATCCTGAGCATCGAAGACGACCTGGTGCTCGGTGCCTATGTGCACGAGCAATTGGGCCGTTGTGGGTTTGATGTCACCTGGTGCCAGAACGGCCAGGAAGGGCTGACGATGGCCTGCCAGCAGCCTTTCGATGTGGTGCTGATGGACATCCTGCTGCCGGGGATGGACGGCCTGACGGTGCTCACGCATTTTCGCCAGAGCCATTCCACGCCGGTGCTGCTGATGTCGGCGCTGGGGGCCGAGGCCGATCGCATCAGCGGTTTCCGCCTGGGGGCCGACGACTATCTGCCCAAGCCCTTCAGCATGGCCGAGCTGCGGGTACGGATCGAAGCCATCCTGCGGCGCGTGGCTTTGGACCGCCGGCCGGCCCTGGCGCCGCTCAGGCAGGAAGCCCAGGGGCTGCGTTTCGACGACGAGCTGTGCGACGTGCATTACGGGCAACAGTGGGCCGGGCTGACCCGCAGCGAGTACCGCCTGCTGGAGACGCTCAACCGCAACGGCGACGAGGTCCTGAGCAAACCCTTCCTTTATCAGCATGTGCTGCAGCGCGGCTACGCGCCCCATGATCGCAGCCTGGACATGCACATCAGCCAGATCCGCCGCAAACTCAAGGCGGTCGGTTATGTCGCGCGGCAAGTGCGCACGGTCTGGGGCAAGGGCTATGTGCTGAGCGCCGTCGATGAAATGGCCTGA
- a CDS encoding response regulator gives MLKKLGIKGRVLLLTLLPTSLMALVLGGYFTWMQQSDLQTQLLQRGEMIAEQLAPLVAPALAHKNTALLERIATQSLEQQDVRAVTFLAPDRTPLAHAGPSMLNQAPTGNGSQMLQRTGSDATRYLLPVFGRHRNLAGDLIPDESDRLLGWVELELSHNSMLLRGYRSLFASLMLITAGLICTGLLALRMGRTINNPLSQIKQAVTQLKDGNLETRLPLLGSQELDELASGINRMAGTLQNAQEELQHSIDQATEDVRQNLETIEIQNIELDLARKEALEASRIKSEFLANMSHEIRTPLNGILGFTHLLQKSELTPRQLDYLGTIEKSADSLLGIINEILDFSKIEAGKLVLDSIPFNLRDLLQDTLTILAPAAHAKQLELVSLVYRDTPLSLVGDPLRLKQILTNLVSNAIKFTREGTIVARAMLEEEHEDSVQLRISIQDTGIGLSNQDVRALFQAFSQADNSLSRQPGGTGLGLVISKRLIEQMGGEIGVDSTPGEGSEFWISLRLPKTRDDAEDLPAPPLLGRRVAVLENHELARQALQHQLEDCGLEVTPFNTLEALTNGVTGVHQTEQAIDLAVLGITTNDMPPERLNQHIWDLEHLGCKVLVLCPTTEQTLFHLSVPNPHSQLQAKPACTRKLRRALADLVNPKAVRSEPSEPIASRPPRVLCVDDNPANLLLVQTLLEDMGAKVLAVDSGYAAVKAVQNESFDLVMMDVQMPGMDGRQSTEAIRQWESERNCTPLPVIALTAHAMANEKRALLQSGMDDYLTKPISERQLAQVVLKWTGLALRNQGPERTGEPSGNGLELQVLDHEEGLRLAAGKADLAADMLAMLLASLEADREAIRAARAANDHNALIERVHRLHGATRYCGVPQLRAACQRSETLLKQEDIKAFAALDELERAINRLATEARINA, from the coding sequence GTGCTTAAGAAACTGGGGATCAAAGGCCGCGTGCTGTTGCTGACCTTGCTGCCAACCAGCCTGATGGCGTTGGTGCTGGGCGGTTATTTCACCTGGATGCAGCAGTCGGACCTGCAAACCCAGCTTCTGCAACGCGGCGAAATGATCGCCGAGCAACTGGCGCCCCTGGTGGCACCCGCCCTGGCCCACAAGAACACCGCCCTGCTGGAACGCATCGCCACCCAGTCCCTGGAACAGCAGGACGTGCGCGCGGTGACCTTCCTCGCGCCCGACCGCACGCCCCTGGCCCATGCCGGCCCGAGCATGCTCAACCAGGCGCCGACCGGTAATGGCAGCCAGATGTTGCAACGCACCGGCAGCGACGCCACCCGCTACCTGCTGCCGGTATTCGGCCGCCACCGCAACCTGGCCGGCGACCTGATTCCCGACGAGTCCGACCGCCTGCTCGGCTGGGTCGAGCTGGAACTGTCCCATAACAGCATGCTGCTGCGCGGCTACCGCAGCCTGTTCGCCAGCCTGATGCTGATTACCGCCGGGCTGATCTGCACAGGCCTGCTGGCGCTGCGCATGGGGCGCACCATCAACAACCCGCTGAGCCAGATCAAACAGGCTGTCACCCAACTCAAGGACGGCAACCTGGAAACCCGCCTGCCCTTGCTCGGCAGCCAAGAGCTGGACGAACTGGCCTCGGGCATCAACCGCATGGCCGGCACTCTGCAGAATGCCCAGGAAGAACTGCAACACAGCATCGACCAGGCCACCGAGGACGTCCGGCAAAACCTGGAGACCATCGAGATCCAGAACATCGAACTGGATCTGGCGCGCAAGGAGGCCCTGGAGGCCAGCCGGATCAAGTCGGAATTCCTGGCCAACATGAGTCACGAAATCCGTACACCGCTCAACGGCATCCTCGGCTTCACCCACCTGTTGCAGAAAAGCGAGCTGACCCCGCGCCAGCTGGATTACCTGGGCACCATCGAAAAATCCGCCGACAGCCTGCTGGGGATCATCAACGAAATTCTCGACTTCTCGAAAATCGAAGCCGGCAAGCTGGTGCTCGACAGCATTCCGTTCAACCTGCGCGACCTGTTGCAAGATACCCTGACCATCCTCGCTCCGGCCGCCCACGCCAAGCAGCTGGAACTGGTCAGCCTGGTGTATCGCGATACGCCGCTGTCGCTGGTGGGCGACCCGCTGCGCCTCAAGCAGATCCTCACCAACCTGGTGAGCAACGCCATCAAGTTCACCCGCGAAGGCACCATCGTCGCCCGCGCCATGCTCGAAGAAGAACACGAAGACAGCGTGCAACTGCGCATCAGCATTCAGGACACCGGCATCGGCCTGTCGAACCAGGACGTGCGCGCCCTGTTCCAGGCCTTCAGCCAGGCCGACAACTCGCTGTCGCGGCAACCCGGCGGCACCGGTCTGGGGCTGGTGATCTCAAAGCGCCTGATCGAACAGATGGGCGGCGAGATCGGCGTCGACAGTACGCCCGGCGAAGGTTCGGAGTTCTGGATCAGCCTACGCCTGCCGAAAACCCGCGACGACGCCGAAGACCTGCCCGCCCCGCCGCTGCTCGGCAGGCGGGTCGCGGTGCTGGAGAACCATGAACTGGCACGCCAGGCCCTGCAGCATCAACTCGAGGACTGCGGCCTGGAAGTCACGCCGTTCAATACCCTGGAAGCCCTGACCAACGGAGTGACCGGGGTACACCAGACCGAACAGGCGATCGACCTGGCGGTTCTCGGCATCACCACCAATGACATGCCGCCGGAACGCCTCAACCAGCACATCTGGGACCTCGAACACCTGGGCTGCAAAGTGCTGGTGCTGTGCCCGACCACCGAACAGACGCTGTTCCACCTGTCGGTGCCCAACCCGCACAGCCAGTTGCAGGCCAAACCGGCCTGCACGCGCAAACTGCGCCGCGCCCTGGCCGACCTGGTCAACCCCAAGGCGGTGCGCAGCGAGCCGAGCGAACCGATCGCCAGTCGCCCGCCACGGGTGCTGTGTGTCGATGACAACCCGGCCAACCTGCTGCTGGTGCAGACCCTGCTCGAGGACATGGGCGCCAAGGTGCTCGCGGTCGACAGCGGTTACGCGGCGGTCAAGGCGGTGCAGAACGAATCCTTCGACCTGGTGATGATGGACGTGCAGATGCCCGGCATGGACGGCCGCCAGAGCACCGAGGCGATTCGCCAGTGGGAAAGCGAGCGCAACTGCACGCCGCTGCCGGTGATCGCCCTCACCGCCCACGCCATGGCCAACGAAAAACGCGCCCTGCTGCAAAGCGGCATGGACGACTACCTGACCAAGCCCATCAGCGAGCGGCAACTGGCTCAGGTGGTGCTGAAGTGGACCGGTCTGGCCCTGCGCAACCAGGGCCCGGAACGCACGGGCGAACCGTCCGGCAACGGCCTCGAGCTGCAAGTGCTGGATCACGAGGAAGGTCTGCGCCTGGCCGCCGGAAAGGCGGACCTGGCCGCCGACATGCTGGCGATGCTCCTGGCCTCGCTGGAGGCCGATCGTGAAGCGATTCGCGCCGCCCGTGCCGCCAACGACCACAATGCCCTGATCGAACGGGTTCACCGTCTGCACGGGGCGACCCGCTACTGCGGAGTGCCGCAATTGCGCGCCGCCTGCCAGCGCAGCGAAACCCTGCTCAAGCAGGAAGACATCAAGGCCTTCGCCGCCCTCGACGAACTCGAACGGGCGATCAACCGCCTGGCCACGGAGGCCCGCATCAACGCCTGA
- a CDS encoding 2-hydroxyacid dehydrogenase, translated as MRTILFSSQNYDRDSFLGAELPPGLELQFQAARLSLDTAALAEHHEVACAFINDDLSAPVLEQLAAGGTRLIALRSAGYNHVDLAAAKRLGLSVVRVPAYSPHAVAEHAVALILALNRRLHRAYNRTREGDFSLHGLTGFDLVGKTVGIVGTGQIGATFARIMAGFGCQLLAHDPFPNPEVEALGARYLSLPELLAQAQIISLHCPLTADSKHLINRQSLARMQSGAMLINTGRGGLVDTPALIEALKNGQLGYLGLDVYEEEAQLFFEDRSDLPLQDDVLARLLTFPNVIVTAHQAFLTREALAAIADTTLHNIAAWAAGTPCNRVEG; from the coding sequence ATGCGCACCATTCTCTTCAGCAGCCAGAACTATGACCGCGACAGCTTCCTCGGCGCCGAGCTGCCGCCGGGCCTCGAGCTACAGTTCCAGGCCGCGCGCCTGAGCCTGGACACCGCGGCCCTGGCGGAGCACCACGAAGTGGCCTGCGCCTTTATCAATGACGACCTGAGCGCCCCGGTGCTGGAACAGCTGGCCGCCGGCGGCACGCGCCTGATCGCGCTGCGCTCGGCCGGCTACAACCATGTCGACCTGGCCGCGGCCAAGCGCCTGGGCCTGAGCGTGGTGCGGGTCCCGGCCTACTCGCCCCATGCCGTGGCCGAGCATGCCGTGGCCCTGATCCTCGCGCTGAACCGCCGCCTGCACCGCGCCTATAACCGCACCCGCGAAGGCGACTTCAGCCTGCACGGCCTGACCGGTTTCGACCTGGTGGGGAAAACCGTCGGCATCGTCGGCACCGGGCAGATCGGCGCCACCTTTGCCCGGATCATGGCCGGTTTCGGCTGTCAGTTGCTGGCCCACGATCCCTTCCCCAACCCAGAAGTCGAGGCCCTGGGCGCACGTTACCTGAGCCTGCCGGAGCTGCTGGCCCAGGCGCAGATCATCAGCCTGCACTGCCCGCTCACCGCCGACAGCAAACACCTGATCAACCGCCAGAGCCTGGCCCGGATGCAATCGGGCGCGATGCTGATCAACACCGGCCGCGGCGGCCTGGTGGATACCCCAGCGCTGATCGAAGCCCTGAAGAACGGCCAACTGGGCTACCTGGGGCTGGATGTCTACGAAGAGGAAGCGCAGCTGTTCTTCGAGGACCGCTCCGACCTGCCGCTGCAGGATGACGTGCTGGCGCGGCTGCTGACCTTCCCCAACGTGATAGTCACCGCCCACCAGGCCTTCCTCACGCGCGAAGCCCTGGCGGCGATCGCCGACACCACCTTGCACAACATCGCTGCCTGGGCCGCCGGCACGCCCTGCAACCGGGTGGAAGGCTGA
- a CDS encoding META domain-containing protein, with the protein MKRLALTAAFGAGLLGCAAEPVKLQQDRSYILEWIGERPLIDYSHLTITLGEDGRAYGNGGCNHWFAPYTLDGDKLSFGKVGSTRKMCAPALMEQERRFLQALETVQRWDISPIEQVRFWPAEGKPLRWWLEEG; encoded by the coding sequence ATGAAACGCCTGGCGTTGACCGCCGCGTTCGGCGCCGGCCTGCTGGGTTGCGCGGCGGAGCCGGTGAAACTGCAGCAGGATCGCAGCTATATCCTGGAGTGGATCGGCGAGCGTCCGCTGATCGATTACAGCCACCTGACCATCACGCTCGGTGAAGACGGTCGCGCCTACGGCAACGGTGGCTGCAACCATTGGTTCGCGCCCTACACCCTGGACGGCGACAAGCTCAGCTTCGGCAAGGTCGGCAGCACCCGCAAGATGTGCGCGCCTGCCCTGATGGAGCAGGAACGACGCTTCCTGCAGGCGTTGGAAACCGTCCAGCGCTGGGACATTTCTCCGATCGAACAAGTGCGCTTCTGGCCGGCCGAAGGCAAGCCGTTGCGCTGGTGGCTCGAGGAAGGTTGA
- a CDS encoding TlpA disulfide reductase family protein, which yields MARQLAAALAIIGTLLLSGCGNDYGVDQYGQKVAAERVDKQWLVLNYWAEWCGPCRTEIPELNALAEGLKGQPVSVLGVNFDNVQGEELKSASEKLGIKFTVLAQNPAEIFDLPRSEGLPVTYIIDDQGKVREQLMGEQTAAGVMAKLEALRGH from the coding sequence ATGGCAAGGCAACTGGCAGCGGCATTGGCGATCATCGGCACCTTGTTGCTGAGCGGCTGCGGTAACGATTACGGGGTCGATCAATATGGCCAGAAAGTCGCCGCCGAGCGCGTGGACAAGCAGTGGCTGGTGCTCAATTACTGGGCCGAATGGTGTGGGCCGTGCCGCACCGAGATTCCCGAGCTCAATGCATTGGCCGAAGGGCTCAAGGGCCAGCCGGTGAGTGTGCTGGGGGTCAATTTCGATAACGTCCAGGGTGAAGAACTGAAAAGCGCCAGCGAAAAACTGGGCATCAAGTTCACCGTGCTGGCGCAGAACCCGGCGGAGATTTTCGATTTGCCACGCAGCGAAGGGCTGCCGGTGACCTACATCATCGATGACCAGGGCAAGGTGCGTGAGCAACTGATGGGCGAGCAGACTGCGGCGGGTGTGATGGCGAAGCTGGAAGCCCTGCGCGGGCATTGA
- the arsC gene encoding arsenate reductase (glutaredoxin) (This arsenate reductase requires both glutathione and glutaredoxin to convert arsenate to arsenite, after which the efflux transporter formed by ArsA and ArsB can extrude the arsenite from the cell, providing resistance.) translates to MTDLTLYHNPRCSKSRGALELLEARGLTPTVVRYLETPLDAAQLQSLLGKLGIGARQLLRTGEDEYKTLNLADASLSEAQLIAAIAAHPKLMERPILEVGDKAIIGRPPENVLEILP, encoded by the coding sequence ATGACCGACCTGACGCTTTATCACAACCCGCGCTGCTCGAAATCCCGCGGCGCGCTGGAACTGCTGGAAGCCCGTGGCCTGACCCCGACCGTGGTCCGCTACCTGGAAACCCCGCTCGATGCCGCCCAGTTGCAAAGCCTGCTGGGCAAGCTCGGGATCGGCGCCCGCCAGCTGCTGCGCACCGGTGAAGACGAGTACAAGACCCTCAACCTGGCCGACGCCAGCCTGAGCGAAGCGCAGCTGATCGCCGCCATCGCCGCGCACCCGAAACTCATGGAACGGCCGATTCTCGAAGTCGGCGACAAGGCCATCATCGGCCGGCCGCCGGAGAACGTGCTGGAGATCCTGCCTTGA
- the wrbA gene encoding NAD(P)H:quinone oxidoreductase encodes MSTPYILVLYYSRNGSTTEMARQIARGIEQGGMEARLRTVPAISADCEAVAPSIPEDGALYASLDDLKHCSGLALGSPTRFGNMAAPLKYFLDGTSNLWLTGALVGKPAGVFTSTASLHGGQETTLLSMMLPLLHHGMLITGLPYSESALLETRGGGTPYGASHHAGADGKSPLNEHEVALCRALGLRLAKTALQLESSRG; translated from the coding sequence TTGAGTACGCCGTACATCCTGGTTCTCTACTACAGCCGCAATGGCTCGACCACCGAGATGGCCCGGCAGATCGCCCGGGGTATCGAACAAGGTGGCATGGAGGCGCGCCTGCGCACCGTGCCGGCGATATCCGCCGACTGCGAGGCCGTGGCCCCGAGCATCCCGGAAGACGGCGCGCTGTACGCCAGCCTCGATGACCTGAAGCACTGCTCCGGCCTGGCTTTGGGCAGTCCGACCCGTTTCGGCAACATGGCCGCGCCGCTGAAGTATTTCCTCGACGGCACCAGCAACCTGTGGCTGACCGGCGCCCTGGTGGGCAAGCCGGCCGGGGTGTTCACCTCCACCGCCAGCCTGCACGGCGGCCAGGAAACCACCCTGCTGTCGATGATGCTGCCGCTGCTGCACCACGGCATGCTGATCACCGGCCTGCCCTACAGCGAATCGGCCCTGCTGGAAACCCGTGGCGGCGGCACGCCTTACGGTGCCAGCCACCATGCCGGCGCCGACGGCAAGAGCCCGCTGAACGAGCACGAGGTCGCCCTCTGCCGCGCCCTGGGCCTGCGCCTGGCCAAGACTGCCCTGCAACTGGAGAGCAGCCGTGGCTAA
- a CDS encoding DUF2069 domain-containing protein: protein MAKKPKILPAIEWLEPRVRITRVLSLICFFGLVGLLCGYYLFVADLHGARPWVILLIELVPLLLMAPGMLVGSARGHSWMCFVVNLYFIKGALAAYDPNRQLFGLLEMLASLAVFCSALLYVRWRFQLNRKLAGEGEVSAV, encoded by the coding sequence GTGGCTAAAAAGCCGAAGATCCTGCCGGCCATCGAATGGCTGGAGCCACGCGTACGCATCACCCGGGTACTGAGCCTGATCTGCTTTTTCGGCCTGGTCGGCCTGCTCTGCGGCTACTACTTGTTCGTCGCCGACCTGCACGGTGCCCGGCCCTGGGTGATCCTGCTGATCGAACTGGTGCCGCTGCTGCTGATGGCGCCGGGCATGCTAGTGGGCAGCGCACGCGGGCATTCCTGGATGTGCTTCGTGGTGAACCTGTATTTCATCAAGGGCGCGCTGGCTGCCTACGATCCGAACCGCCAGCTGTTCGGCCTCCTGGAGATGCTCGCCAGCCTGGCGGTGTTCTGCTCGGCCCTGCTCTACGTGCGCTGGCGCTTCCAGCTCAATCGCAAGCTGGCGGGCGAAGGCGAGGTCAGCGCCGTCTGA
- a CDS encoding DNA-3-methyladenine glycosylase I, which produces MRDYKWLHEYCLNRFGSAAELEAHLPVPKTPAQLRKISDDRYLSTLALRVFRAGLKHSLVDAKWPAFEEVFFGFDPEKVVLMGAEHLERLMQDTRIIRHLGKLKSVPRNAQMVLDVEKEKGSFGALIADWPATDIVGLWKYLAKHGHQLGGLSAPRFLRMVGKDTFVPTYDVVAALNAQQIIDKVPSSLKDLVTVQGAFNQWHAESGRPLCQISMMLAYTVNH; this is translated from the coding sequence ATGCGCGATTACAAGTGGCTGCACGAATACTGTCTGAACCGCTTCGGTTCTGCGGCCGAGCTGGAAGCCCATCTGCCGGTGCCGAAAACCCCGGCGCAATTGCGCAAGATCAGCGATGACCGTTATCTCTCGACCCTGGCCCTGCGGGTGTTTCGCGCCGGCTTGAAGCACAGCCTGGTGGACGCCAAGTGGCCGGCCTTCGAAGAAGTGTTCTTCGGTTTCGACCCGGAGAAAGTGGTGCTGATGGGCGCCGAGCATCTCGAGCGGCTGATGCAGGACACGCGGATCATTCGCCACCTGGGCAAGCTCAAGAGCGTGCCGCGCAATGCGCAGATGGTGCTCGATGTGGAGAAAGAGAAGGGCAGTTTCGGCGCCTTGATCGCCGACTGGCCGGCGACCGACATCGTCGGCCTGTGGAAGTACCTGGCCAAGCACGGTCACCAGTTGGGCGGCCTGTCGGCCCCGCGCTTTCTGCGGATGGTCGGCAAGGACACTTTTGTACCGACCTATGACGTGGTGGCGGCGCTGAATGCGCAGCAGATCATCGACAAGGTGCCCAGCAGCCTCAAGGACCTGGTCACCGTGCAGGGCGCCTTCAACCAGTGGCACGCCGAAAGTGGCCGGCCGCTGTGCCAGATCTCGATGATGCTGGCGTATACGGTCAACCACTGA
- the ttcA gene encoding tRNA 2-thiocytidine(32) synthetase TtcA, with the protein MGTLTVNQNKLQKRLRRQAGEAVADFNMIEDGDKVMVCLSGGKDSYTMLDVLMHLQKVAPIKFEIVAVNMDQKQPGFPEHVLPAYLEALGVEYHIVEKDTYSVVKELIPEGKTTCSLCSRLRRGTLYTFADEIGATKMALGHHRDDIVETFFLNMFYNGSLKAMPPKLRADDGRNVVIRPLAYCSEKDIQAYSDLKQFPIIPCNLCGSQENLQRQVVKEMLQEWERKTPGRTESIFRGLQNVVPSQLADRNLFDFTSLKIDETAASRFVNVVNL; encoded by the coding sequence ATGGGCACTCTTACGGTCAACCAGAACAAACTGCAGAAACGCCTGCGCCGCCAGGCCGGGGAAGCGGTCGCCGACTTCAACATGATCGAAGATGGCGACAAGGTCATGGTCTGCCTGTCCGGCGGCAAGGACAGCTACACCATGCTCGACGTGCTGATGCACCTGCAGAAGGTTGCACCGATCAAGTTCGAGATCGTCGCCGTGAACATGGACCAGAAGCAGCCCGGGTTCCCCGAACACGTACTGCCGGCCTACCTCGAGGCGCTGGGGGTGGAGTACCACATCGTCGAGAAGGACACCTACTCGGTGGTCAAGGAACTGATCCCGGAAGGCAAGACCACCTGCTCGCTGTGCTCGCGCCTGCGTCGTGGCACCCTGTACACCTTCGCCGACGAGATCGGCGCGACCAAGATGGCCCTGGGTCACCATCGCGACGATATTGTCGAGACCTTCTTCCTCAACATGTTCTACAACGGCTCGCTCAAGGCCATGCCGCCCAAGCTGCGGGCCGACGACGGGCGCAACGTGGTGATCCGCCCGCTGGCCTATTGCAGCGAAAAGGACATCCAGGCCTATTCCGACCTCAAGCAGTTCCCGATCATCCCGTGCAACCTCTGCGGCTCCCAGGAAAACCTGCAGCGCCAGGTGGTCAAGGAAATGCTCCAGGAATGGGAGCGCAAGACCCCGGGCCGTACCGAAAGTATTTTCCGCGGCCTGCAGAACGTGGTGCCGTCGCAGCTGGCGGACCGTAACCTGTTCGACTTCACCAGCCTGAAGATCGACGAAACCGCGGCCTCGCGTTTCGTCAATGTGGTGAACCTCTGA
- a CDS encoding Yip1 family protein: MIHHVVGLFTHPDQEWREIRGDEEESISHMYLTHTLILAAIPAVSAFIGTTQVGWVIGNRAPVMLTMESALWMTIMSYLAMLGGVAVMGAFVHWMARTYDASPSLARCIAFATYTATPLFIGGLAALYPHMWLGMIVGTAAISYTVYLLYVGLPTFMNIPSDEGFLFSSSVLAVGLVVLVAIMAFTVIVWGLGVGPVYTN; encoded by the coding sequence ATGATTCATCATGTCGTGGGACTCTTCACCCACCCCGATCAGGAATGGCGAGAAATACGTGGCGACGAAGAGGAAAGCATCAGCCACATGTACCTCACCCACACGCTGATTCTCGCGGCGATTCCAGCGGTTTCGGCCTTTATCGGCACCACCCAGGTCGGTTGGGTCATCGGTAATCGAGCGCCGGTCATGCTGACCATGGAAAGCGCGCTGTGGATGACCATCATGTCGTACCTGGCGATGCTCGGCGGGGTCGCGGTCATGGGCGCCTTCGTCCACTGGATGGCCCGCACCTACGACGCCAGCCCGAGCCTGGCACGCTGCATCGCGTTTGCCACCTACACGGCGACGCCGCTGTTCATCGGCGGCCTGGCGGCGCTGTATCCGCACATGTGGCTCGGCATGATCGTCGGCACGGCCGCCATCAGTTACACCGTCTACCTGCTGTATGTCGGATTGCCGACCTTCATGAACATTCCGTCGGACGAAGGTTTCCTGTTCTCAAGCTCCGTACTGGCCGTTGGGCTGGTGGTGCTGGTCGCGATCATGGCGTTCACCGTGATCGTCTGGGGTCTTGGCGTCGGCCCCGTTTACACCAACTGA